From Aspergillus luchuensis IFO 4308 DNA, chromosome 2, nearly complete sequence:
TCCctattcctcttctttccatcactgctttccctccttttctGTCTCCACCCCGGGAGATGGTTCCGCACTGGATTTGACCGATTCATAGTCCGAGTGCATGAGGGACTTGGCTTGATCATCACAGTCACCTGCAAGGGTGCCTGTCTCTGCTCGGCTCCGGTCGACCAGCACCGTCAATAAACTGGTGATGCCTCCCGTCAACATCAACCCTGTGGCGGCCCAAGTCATTCCCAAAAATTGGGGTCCGTACTCGGCACGGACACCCATATCGCGCCCATGGTCATTGACAAGATCGACAAATTGAAACGCGATAACCGTCGCAATAATTGAGGAGATTCCGAGCATGATAAACCCCAGCTAGCACGTGGTTAGTGCTGGGATCATCCCAATCATATGTCTGGGGAGGGCTCTTTACCAGTAATGCCGCTAATT
This genomic window contains:
- a CDS encoding uncharacterized protein (COG:S;~EggNog:ENOG410PQ0G;~TransMembrane:1 (n2-9c13/14o37-61i)); translated protein: MLGISSIIATVIAFQFVDLVNDHGRDMGVRAEYGPQFLGMTWAATGLMLTGGITSLLTVLVDRSRAETGTLAGDCDDQAKSLMHSDYESVKSSAEPSPGVETEKEGKQ